The genomic DNA CGCCCGCGGCGATGGCGGCGGCCGTCTTCTCCACCTTGAGGAGCGGCCGCAGCGCCGCCCGTACGAGCGCCACGCCGACGACGGCGACGGCGAGCAGTCCGACTGCGCCCACGGTCACGTCCACGGTGACGAGTTCGGAGACGACGGCCCGGTGGTCGCCGAGTGCCGCCGCGGCCACGATCCACCCGGCGGCGTCCGGCAGCGGGTGGACCAGGATGCGCCAGTCGCCGTCGCTCGTCGCCGACGGCACGGTCATCGGGTCGCCCTCGTGTTTCCTCAGCCAGGCCGCGTCTTCGGGGACGTCGAGCGCCGCCGCCTCCTGCCCGGCCTCGGGCTCCGGTTCACGGGGATTCCGCACCAGCTTCCCGTCGGCGTCGTAGCGCTGGACCCGGTAGAGCCCCACACCACCCGGGCGGGGTCTGGCCGCGGCGTCGCCGTCCGCCGCGCCGCCGCCGGCCGGTGCGTCGAGGTACCCGAGCGCCACCAGGCCGAGCTGGGCGTCTGTCCGGTCCAGCAACTGCCCGCGCAGGACGACCACTCCGGCGGTGCCGATGGCGGCGAGCGCCACGGCGACGAGCAGGAGGATCGCGGCCACCAGCCGGAACCGCAGCGACAGCCGCCCGAGCCCGCGGCGGATCACGACGGCGGCCGCAGTACGTAGCCGACCCCGCGCACGGTGTGGATCAGCCGGGCGCGCGGCTCGCCGATCTTGCGGCGTACGGCGTGGACGTACGTCTCGACGATGCCGCCGTCCCCGCGGAAGTCGTAGCTCCACACCTGGTCGAGGATCTGCGCCTTGGACAGCACCCGGCCGGGGTTGGCCATGAAGTAGCGCAGCAGCTTGAACTCGGTCGGGGACAGGGAGATCCGCGCACCGCCGCACCACACCTCGTAGGACTCCTGGTCCAGTTCCAGGTCGGCGAAGGCCAGCCTGGCGGCCGGGAGTTCGCCGGCGGCGTGCGGGAGGCGGCGCAGCACGGCGTGGATCCGGGCGATGACCTCGTCCAGGCTGAACGGCTTGGTGATGTAGTCGTCGCCGCCGCTCGTCAGCCCGCGGACTTTGTCCTCGACGGCGTCCCTGGCGGTGAGGAACAGCACGGGCACCGGCGTCTCCGTACGCAGCCGGCGCAGGACCTCGAAGCCGTCCATGTCGGGCAGCATCACGTCGAGGACGACCGCATCGGGGCGCTGCCGCCGGGCCTCGGCCAGCGCCGCCCGCCCGGTGGCCGCGGTGGCCGTGTCGAACCCGGCGTACCGCAGGCTGCCCGCCAGCACCTCAAGGAGGTTGGGCTCGTCCTCGACCACCAGCAGCCGCGGCTTCTGCCCTCGCCGGGGCGCCGTACCCGCGTCGCTCATCGATGCCTCCCGTGCCCGCCCGCCCGCGATCCGGCCGGTGGGCATCTTGGCGCGCGAAGCTGAGCGTTGGCTGAGAGTTCGCTCAGAGACGGCGGGCGCCGGTCCGCCCCGCACGGGGCGGATCATCCCGCGGCGTGAAGGGGAAGCGGCCCGGCGTAGCTTTTCCTCCCGGCATGCCTGCTTTGCCCATCGGTGAGATGGAGCCCCCGCGCTCAGGGAACTCTGAGATTCGGCTCAAGGTGCGCTGATGGCGCTCCGCCACGCTCCCTGCTCGTACGACGGGTCG from Streptomyces sp. CMB-StM0423 includes the following:
- a CDS encoding response regulator transcription factor yields the protein MSDAGTAPRRGQKPRLLVVEDEPNLLEVLAGSLRYAGFDTATAATGRAALAEARRQRPDAVVLDVMLPDMDGFEVLRRLRTETPVPVLFLTARDAVEDKVRGLTSGGDDYITKPFSLDEVIARIHAVLRRLPHAAGELPAARLAFADLELDQESYEVWCGGARISLSPTEFKLLRYFMANPGRVLSKAQILDQVWSYDFRGDGGIVETYVHAVRRKIGEPRARLIHTVRGVGYVLRPPS